Within Ovis aries strain OAR_USU_Benz2616 breed Rambouillet chromosome 3, ARS-UI_Ramb_v3.0, whole genome shotgun sequence, the genomic segment AGGAGACAGACCTGTGAATGGACATCACGTGCAGTTCCTTCTTAAAACTCCCTGTGGTCAGCTGCGGGCCTCGACCTCTTTTCCTGGCAGCCTCGTCCTTGCCCGACTCCAGCTGCCATGCGGGTGCTCATTTTTGCCCAGTTCACTTCTGCCACCCCCATCCCAGGCTCCACCGTTTGACTCCCAACCTCATCCTTTGAGCCTGGCCCTGTGCCAATGTCTCCCAACTTTCCAGCATCTGGATCTTGAATTTTACATTCTTCCATTGCTATTACTTCTCACCCATCAATTCTCACTCTTATCCAGCCCCTGGTAAGTGCCACATTCTCCACTAAACAATTGCTGCAAAtaatctcatttcattctcagaACAATCATATGAGTTTCACTTGACAGATGAAGCAGCCACGGGAAGGGTAAGTAAGTAACTGGGGGGCCCATTACTGGTAAATGACAGAGCCAGGGATTTGAACTTGGGCAGTTTGGCTCCAGAGTCAATGTAGTTAAGCACCCACTCTAAGACAGTGGGCGCCAGGTTTTCAGAAAGAACAATAGTCATTAACTTCCCCCTCCTACAGTACTTACTGCCTCCATATTTCTTCCTTCCCGTCATGTTCCTATATGAGGAAGTAGAGAGATCAATTTGGGAGGCAGGCGGACCTGGATTTAAATCCAGACCAGCTAGTTTGCTAACTCTGTGATCTCGGGCAAAATTCTTTACCTTGTACTTCTAAGCCTCTACGTCTGTAAAATTAGGGGGCTGGGGGAAGTTTCACACCTATGTCATGAGGTTCTTGTGCGAATGAATTACGTTATGATGATATATCCAGCTCACAATAGGCATCCAGTAGATGAGCTTCCTTCTTCCAGATCCCTGTGTCACCAACTCCCTTGATCCGTTTTCACCCTTATCTGCTCCGTCGTCTCCTAGATCagtcacccccaccacccccaagtCTCCCCCACCCCGGGGTGTGTCACTTCCTCCTCTGCAGCCTCCCAGATCAGTACACaaaggctgctgctactgccggAGGAAGGGCTGCTCCGCACGCAAGCACGCACCTGTGAGTACCAGGGCACCAGCCCTTCTGCCTCCTCTCGCTACCCGCCCAGGCCCCACCTGGTCGCACGCAGCCTTCTGGGAAGAGGGCCTTGGCCTGAAGACATCCAGGGTTCAGCTTAGTCTTGAGAAGGGCTCTGACATATCTGCATTCCCAAGATCTCCTGTCCTTTCCCCTCACaaaccctccctcccccaacccatcTCTCGGGTTGGTTTCCCAAGAGTGGGACTGGAGACAGGAAAAGGAGGGCGGGGATGTATGAGCCCATCATTTGCTTTACAGCTATGTGTCAAGGACAAGGTAAGGTTCTCCCTATATTACTCCCCAGCCGCTACGCCTGCTGCCTAATGCTTTGTGCTCCCCTCAGGCCTCCCCCCCTTGGGCAGATCCCACACTCCTTGGAGACAGTGGCTCAGTAgctcagttctgtctcctcctgcTGAGTGGGCAGCAGAGTTTCCTCCTGACTTGGGAGTCCTGGATGGGTGGGGAGGATGCTCTCTTTCTCAGCTGCTGCGGGGGCAATAGGGTATTGGAGTCAGAATTAAGTCCGGGAAAATGGACAACCCAGAGGGAGCGAAGGGAAGATCCAAGAAGACcccaagggaagagaaaggggatTAGGTAGAGCCCATGGGGACTGGTGCGGAGAAGGTGAAACTTTCCATGAAGATGGGGCCTGGGTTGGAGGGGGCAAAGCAGCATGCAAAGTGAGAGCCCTGGTCGGCTTCAGTCCCTGCCTCTGCTCAAGTTCGCTggggaccctgggcaagtcactcacCACTTCTGGCATTCAGGTTTCCATCTGTGAAAAAATGGGGTGGAAATATATTTCTCCATTCTATGTTTAGGATCAGAGGGGGAATGGAAGTAAAATGAAGAACTGTAAAGaagtggagaagagaaaagcagactAGAGGTGTAATCAGATTTCTGAAtaggaaggggagagaaagggaaagacagattAAGATACAATTGGTGGCAAGTCCTGCATCCCAAGGAGGGGGGAAGGGGGTTGGGGGGACATGTCCAGGGCCCCATTTAAGGGAGATGAGCAACTCCTGGGGAACCAGTGTGGCCCAGAGCCCCACCTGTGAGAGATGAGTCAAAACGCTGTTCGTGCAGTAGCATCCCTAGCCTGGGCAACCACAGGCGAGCCAAGCCAGCAAGCCTGAGGTTAAGCGGAGGATGAGCCCTGGGCTGGTCTCTCTCGAAGAGGGTGGAGGctctgttaaatatatatatactacgcCTGAGGTCACAGGTGGTGGGGAGCAGGACGGGGGCGGTCAGCGGCTTGacaccccaccccttccccacaccCCATGTCGAGTGTCTGGTACTGAGTCTCAGCCCAGGCTGAGAAGGATGTTGATGCTTCCTGAAAGAGTGAGCTGACATTTCAAATGCACTGCTGATGGTTGTGGAAACTGTTGCAGCCCTTCAGGAGGTCATGTTGGTTAGGCCCGCACTGCTTACCAGTATTACAAATGATTCCTATTTATTAGCCCTACAAATCCTCTTCCAGGGTTTATCCTATTAATACAACATACACACCTGTGAAATGATAAATCCAGGAATTTTCACTGCAGTATTGTTTATAATAGTGAACAATTAGAAACGACATAAATTCTCATCACGAAGACTAAATACAACATGACATATCCGTGCAATGGAAATCTATACAGAACAAGGGAATTCTTTATTTCTTGGGTAGTGGGAACTCCAAGAAAAGTAGTGAAACTGAGGAAGATGCAAAACTGGGTGCAAAGTACTCTAGCATTTGCTGAATTCCATCATTTGATTATATCACTTGAAGACTATATATATGTTCATGTTAGTTTGTATATACACTAAAAATCTCTTGAAagatgacaagaaaaaaaatgctaataaaTGATGGTTATTTGCTTGGTATAAGTGTGGAAACTGGGGTGGGTTGGGAATAGGAGAGGACATTTCTCATGATCTTAACTTTGATTTTTAACGTGGTGCTAAAATACACATCAAATCGATCATttaaaccattttaagtgtataattcagtggcattaggTACATTCACAATGCTGTGTAACCATCACTGTTATCTAGTTCCAGAACTTTCTCTTCACTCCACAAGGAAACTGCCCATTAAGCAGTCACTTCtcatcctcccctcctccccaactGTCAGCAATCACTAAgccactttctgtctccatggagtTGTCTagttgggctgctgctgctgctgctgctaagtcacttcagtcgtgtctgactctgtgtgagcccatagacggcagcccaccaggctccgccgtccctgggattctccaggcaagaacactggagtgggttgccatttccttctccaatgcatgaaagtgaaaagtgaaggggaagtcgctcagttgtgtctgactcttagcaaccccatggactgcagcctaccaggctcctccgtccatgggattctccaggcaagagtgcgggagtggggtgccattgccttctccctagttGGGctaattcatataaatggagGTGTATAATGTGTGCTTGTCTGTGACTGGTTTTTTTCACTGAACAtcgtgttttcaaggttcatccatattgtagcatgtatcaatacttcattcttttttatggccaaataatatttcattgtatggatatgccaTAATTTACCCATTCATCAGGTAGGCATTTCTGGTGGGCATTCATCAGGTGGGTTGTTTCTGCCTTtcagctattgtaaatggtaCTGCAATGAAGAGTCCTGCACAAGTCTGTGTTTGCTTAAacatctgttttcagttcttttagggATATCCTTAGGGGTAGAATTGTCAAGTGCCAGGGTGATTCTGTGCTTTAACTTCATAAAGAatcaccaaactgttttccacagttgctgtaccatttcacattcccaccagcaatatatgaaGGTTCCATCTTCTCTGCATTCTCATCTAcacttgttttctattttttttttaagtctagccatcttagtgggtgtgaagtggtatctcactgtggttttgatttgcatttccctgaaggCTAAtcatgttgagcattttttaatctgttgttCATCACTTATCAATCCTCTTTAAAGAAACATCTAAGTCCcttgcttattttaaaagtaggttgtttttctctttcttgttgaggtgtaagagttctttatatattctggatacttgACAGAtacgtgatttgcaaatattttttcccatcctgtggtctgcctcttcactttcttgataatgtCCTTTAAAGCACAAAAGTGTAAAATTTTGAAGTTCAGTTTATCTAGctccttttgttgcttgtgcttttgatgtcatagcTAAGAATCTATTGTCAAGTCCAAAATTATGAAGATCTACCCCTATATATTTTTCTAGGAGTTTATAGTTTATCAACTTATACTTAGGTCTTTGGTCCATTctcagttaatttttgtgtatgttgtgagGTAGAagtccaactttattcttttaaatgtggATATCCAGTCATTCTAGCACCTTTTGCTGAAGACTTCTTTCTGTATTGAATGGTTTGgcatctttgttgaaaatcaattggcCATAAAGGGATGGACttgtaaatttctttcttttctttatttaatgcttttggctgtgctgggtcttccttgctttgcaagggctctctctagttgctttgagcaggggctactctgttgcAGTGCGTGGCCTTCTtattggggtggcttctcttgttgcaggcaCAGGCTTTAGGAGTTGCAGCACACTGGCTTGGtggttgcagcttgtgggctctagagctcaagcacacgggcttagttgtcccgtggcatgtggaatcgtcctagatcagggatcgaacttgtgtccccagccagattcttaaccagcggATCAACAGGCAAGTCTAGATTTGTATATTTCTGAACTCTCAATTCGATTCCATTGATCTCATTGCCTGTCCTTATGCTGATactgtgggcttctcaggtggttcagtgggtaaagaatatgcctgcagtgcaggagatacaggagatgtgggtttgatcctgtgttggaagatcccctggagaagggcatgacaacatactcaagtattcttgcctagagaatcccatggacagaggagcctggtgggctatagtccatagggtcacaaagagttggacatgactaaagctactgagcatgcatgcacgcatgccaaCACCACACTGTCTTGAATACAgcagctttgtagtaagttttgaaagtgagaagtgtgagtcttccaattttgttctttttcaagattgttttggctattcgtgCAATGCTATATGACTGTTAGGATCAgcttttgcatttctataaaaaTGGCCATTGGGATTAACTCTTTTGATTTTTGAAGTGTGATACTGAACTGCCTATTCAAATTTTAGTTAgtaagtttctgttttgtttcgcAGCAGTGCTAGGTTTTCATTGCAGTGCGCAGGCTCTTCTTTGTTGTGGCAAGTAGATGTCTCTCTACTTGCGATGCACAGgggcctctctagttgcagcatgtgggtctAGTGAccttgtggcatgcgggatcttaggggtctctagttgcagcgtgtgggcttagTGGCCCTGTggcgtgtggggtcttagttctccaatcagggatcaaacttgcatcccctgcattggaaggcggattcttaaccactggactaccctGGAAGTCCCAATTAATAAATTGTTAAAATTCTCAAATTTGCCTGGTCTTCCATACAGGTCATTCCAGGAATTACCCTGACTTCAAGCTCTTTCTCCAAAACTCTAGATCCCCTTTGTGCAATgtacaataaagagaaaaatttaccAACTCTGGCCTTCCTTTCTTCATTATCTCAGACTTTTAGACAGCTCTTCTTAAGGTCTAACTATGATTCCTCTTGCTGTCATGTTGGTTAATTACAGCTGATTTCCCTGCCTTTTTCACATACTCCCTcatctgctccagcattctttcctctcATTCCTAATCCCTGACTTCCCACCCTCCCTTATTTACAGCCCCTGGCCCTCTTCCTTTAGAATCCATGGTTATGAAAGCTACAAGgaatgtcagatttttttttttttttttttcagctcacTTACTTAAAGTTatggaaactaaggctcagagagaaaGTTTGACTTGACACCAGCCAGTGAGTGACTGAGACTGGACCAGACCTGGTCCATTTCCTCTCTGTTTTGTTCTCTTTCCACTATAGCTTGGAACTGGTGAAGAGCCCTGTGTGCAGACCTTCCTGCACCCATGTCCCCTCTCCAGACTCTTGCTTAGGCCATTTTGCCCACTCTGGCCTCATAAAGTCTGCACACAGGAGGGACAGGTCTTTTCCAAGGCTCCTACCTCAGCCTGGGACGTGCCCTTTCCTGCCATTTTGAAGAAACTGCTGAATCCACAGGGGGAAGTGAAACTATGGGGGGAGATAAAGAGTTGGGGTAGAGTTTTGAGAGGGACAACCACAGGCTAAGTTTAGAGGACCAAGAGTTTGGGGGCCCTTCCTGAGGACCCACGTGACCCCCTTTATATCCTATTACAGACCATGGTGGCTTTGTCAATGGTCCTTGTTTTCCTGCTGGCCCTGAGCAGAGGTGAAAGTGAGTTGGACGCCAAGAGCTCATCCCCACAGGAGGCCACAGAGTGGAGGGATCCCAATCTGTCCCGGCCAGGGTCCTGCCAGCCAGCTCCCTCCTGCCAAAAGTGCATCCTCTCACACCCGAGCTGCGCCTGGTGCAAGCAACTGGTAAAGATGGGCTTGTGACCtctgaactgtgtgtgtgtgtgcaacctGGATATACAAGTATGATTGTGTGGGTACATGTGTGGCTTTCTGGGTATGCTCTAGTCCTGTATATGACTGAGTTTGTGCACATATGACTTCTGTCTATGATCGTATGTGTGtgggcacacacatgcatgcaagaGTCCTCTGCATACATGTTTGCATCCGTGTATCTGTATATATGGAGAAGACTTGTGACCTTAAACTTGGAGGAAGCATGTTCTCACCGAACTCTTGCTTGTGTATAGCGAGAGGGATCTTTTGTGGGTATATCCATGAGAAAGTGTATTTGTCAGCTTGGGGCTgtcaaaataccatagactgggggGGGCTTAAGTGACAGGAATTTATTTCACAAACAAATTGATTGAGGATGTGAAATCCCAGATCAAGGTGGTAGCTGATTCAGTTCCtagtgagagctctcttcctggcttgccgATGGGCTGCAGACAAGCTCTCTGGTGTTTCTTCTTATAGGGATCTAATCAATAGATCATGAGGGTGCTACTCGcatgacctcatctaaccttAATTTATTCTCTAAGGCCCTAACTCCACATACTATCATGTTGGGGGTCAGTCCACTGCAAAAAGTGTGTGATTGGGTTTCTGGATctgggttgggggtggaggtGTGTTCCTGGGTATGCAGCAGCCTATGACTGGGAGGGTAGGCTGGAAGGAGCTGGAAGCCTATGGGCTTTGGGGCAAAGGCTTGAACTACCTAAGTGGCAAGAAggatgtggggggtgggggggagggtgtCTCCCTGGCTGGTCAAACAAAGCTGTTCTTTGTTCATGCCTTAAAGAGACAGGGCTCTGGTGTAGCAGAGCACAAGGGGTGCCTGAGCTGGGGGGATGGGGCAGAACTGTCTCACAGGAAATGGGGAGTTAGATGAGATAAGAAATGCGGCCACACTCATGGGAAGACAGAGCTCCAGAGCTGAGTGGGTCCAGGAGAAAGGCACGTAGTGAATCTGGGAGGCctggaaggggaagacagagtcagcgggaggcagagagcagaggtgccaggccagaggagccaggcagggacTCTTGGGCCAGCTGGGTACATGTCAGTCTCCTCCAGTCCCCAGACCAGACCCTGGCTGGCACCTGAGCCAGCTGAGAAGCTGTTCTAACCATTTCCTTCCCCTGTGGCTCCCCAGCTAGTCCCAGGGTACCAGACACACTGAGGGGAAGCGGGTATTCTCTTCTGTCGCTGTCGTTTCCCTTCCCAGGGACTGTCTTAATCTGACCCCCTTCCCATTTTGGCCTGagtttgcggggggggggggggggggggggggggggggggggggggggggggggggggggggggggtggactAGGAAGACAggttcttccttttttaatggtAGTGAGGTCCCTAAGATCTCTGTCCTGCTGGGGGAGGTGAGAGGTAGGTATCTGGCGGAAAGGGGGTGTAGAGATAAGGGTAGGAAAAGGGGGATGCTGTAGGAAGTGGGCTCTGGACAAGGAAGTAAGTACGAGGTTCGAGGTTCGAGGGTAGctgtggaaggaagggaggggagggaactGGGGGTGGGTGCAGGGCTCAGGGAGTTGCCTGACAGGGGAGGGCTTGGAAGTGGCCGGGATGGCAGGGTGGCTCTGGGAGCCGGGCTGAGGGTTTCGGGGGATCAGGGTTCCACACGCGCCTCCCCTTACCGCGCAGAACTTCACGGCGTCCGGGGAGGCGGAGGCACGGCGCTGTGCTCCGCGAGAAGAGCTGCTGGCCCGGGGCTGCCTCCCGGGGGAGCTGGAGGAGCCCCGCGGCCGGCAGGAGATGCTGCAGGACGACCCGCTCAGCCAGGGCACCCGCGGCGAGGGGGCCACCCAGCTGGCGCCGCAGCGGGTCCGGGTCACGCTGCGGCCGGGTGAGTTAGGGGGTGGCGGGCAGTCAGGCCGGGGGCTGGGATTCCACCGCGCCCGGCTGAcctccccaccacctccacccGCAGGAGAGCCCCAGCAGCTCCGGGTCCGCTTCCTTCGAGCGGAGGGATACCCCGTGGACCTGTACTATCTTATGGACCTCAGCTACTCCATGAAGGACGACCTGGAGCGCGTGCGACAGCTCGGGCACGCGCTGCTGGTGCGGTTGCAGGAGGTCACTGACTCCGTGCGCATCGGTAAGCCCCGCGGAGCCCTGCCCGctcctgcctgccctctgcctctAAACAGCCGCACCCCAGCCTCTGCCAATGCCTAGGAAACACAAGGGCCTCACCTGccctctcctgcccaccccccacactCCAAGAAAGTaatcgagaagattccctggagaagggataggctacccactccagtagtcctggGCTTCCGTATGGCTCAGacaaaaagaatccacctgcaatgaggaagacctgggttcgatccctggattgggaagattccctggaggggggcatggcgacccacttgttattcttgcctggagaatcccacggacagaggagcctggcaggctccagtctatagggtcgcaaagagtcggacaccactgagtgactaaacatagGACAAGAAAGTAAAGCGAGGGTTTATTTACGTGAAAGCGTGCTCTTAAGGGGAGAGAGAACAGGCAGACTCAGGTGAGAGGCTGTCCTGAGTTGCTTTTTTCCTGCAAGCCGGTTCCCAGGGGCATAGAAATGAAGCCTCGGAACACTCGTGGCCTCTCCTGGTTTCTAACAGACCTGGCCAGGCCACGGGTTCCTGATATCTATCCCCAGAGACATCTTCTAGGTCAGAGCTAGGGGAGCTTTAAGAGTCGGTCCTGTAGGACTTCTCATTTTACTGGAAGGGTAACTGAAGCCCCAAATCTGGAGAGACTGTGTTCAGACAGCTCCCAGCATCAGATGTACCACCTGGACACTCCCGATGCCTCGTCTCCTGGCCAAGGTCTAAATGCACCATCCCTGCTACACCTACTGCTCGCATCCCTCTGTTCACCATCCCCTGGGtcgtcttctgctgctgctgccgttACTACACTGCACACTCGAGCCTTCTTTAGCTTCCACCAAACCCCTGCCACCATCATGTCCTCCTCCTCATATCCATTCCCCGCTTCCCTGAGCCTGTGCACTCGCCCCTTTGCCCCTGCTGGGTCCTGGGTCCCTGGCCCTTTAGGAGCACCCTCTCCCATGAGCTCCTCTgtgactgcccccaccccagttcTTGGGGACTCCCTTCCTGAGTCCTCAGCAGCGGCCCCCATCCAGTGATGTCTGCCACTGCCTTCATGACTCTCCCAGGCTTTGGCTCCTTCGTGGACAAAACGGTGCTGCCCTTCGTGAGCACAGTGCCTTCCAAGCTTCGCCACCCCTGCCCCTCCCGGCTGGAGAGCTGCCAGTCACCCTTCAGTTTTCACCATGTGCTGTCCCTCACTGGGGATGCAAAGGCCTTCGAGCGGGAGGTGGGACGCCAGAATGTGTCCGGCAACCTGGACTCGCCCGAAGGTGGCTTTGATGCCATTCTGCAGGCTGCCCTCTGccaggtgagggggtggggaggatctTTGAGTTGGATGAGCTGGTTGGAGCCAAGATGGGCACCTGTGGTTAGTCAGTGCACAGTTCTAGGGGGTGCCCTTTGTACTATAGTCCCTATAGTTTGCACATTTGACAATTTCCTGGTGGATTGGAGTGAAATGTCTAGAGGAAGAGGCATACTTTTCTAATTTACAAGGCCTCCACTAGCAGCAACCCTATTTGGGGAGAAGCAAGGAGCTGGAGACAGGAGGATGGACAAACTGAGTCAGAATGAGGCCGGCCAAATCCTTGGCTAGTAGAGCTGGTGGGTGTAGCTCAAGGGCCCTCCATGGCTCAGGTGCACAGCCTACcacccaccccactccagaaGCAGATTGGCTGGAGAAATGTGTCCCGTCTGCTGGTGTTCACGTCAGATGACACATTCCACACAGCTGGGGATGGCAAGCTGGGCGGCATCTTCATGCCCAGCGACGGGCACTGCCACTTGGACAGCAACGGCCTCTACAGCCGCAGCCCAGAGTTTGTGAGTCACTACCGTTCCCCACCCTCCCTGTGGGACCCACACCTCTGCTCCTCCCAGAACCTCTCCCTGTAGCCTCACTGTCCTTACGATGGCCACCCCGCCATCCTCCCCAGCAGCTCCTCCTCTTCACGTCCCtccactccccagcccctcccctccttctAGCTGGTGGAACCCTGGAGTTTCAGGGCACCCCCTGCATTCTGTGAGGGGGCCTGGGGTACTCACCTTGTCCCTACTCCTTGCTCCAGGACTACCCCTCCGTGGGTCAAGTAGCCCAGGCCCTCTCTGCGGCAAacattcagcccatctttgctgTCACCAGCGCCACACTGCCTGTCTACCGGGTAAGAGCTGTGTGAATGCCAAACCCTCCCATGCCCAGCCTTTCTCAGCTCCCTCAAAGGCCCATTTTCCCCTCCCGATATGCTCTTCTTCCAGAGTCCCCCCTCCATCCGCAAGCTTATTTCCTGAGAGTTGTGACCCACCATTTCCTTCAACTCCCCCCATCGCAGGAGCTGAGTAAGCTGATTCCCAAGTCTGCAGTAGGGGAGCTGAGTGAGGACTCCAGCAATGTGGTGCAGCTCATCATGGATGCTTATAATGTgaggggctgggtgggtggggggcactGGGGAAAATGGAAAGGGACCCCCAGGTAGGATGGCAGAACCAAGAGGACAATCACCTGTTGGTATCACACCCCACAGCTCCTGCCTATAGTCTGTGTGTGTGGCCGTCATTaacagctcagtcactcagtcttgtacTCATTCATAAATCTTAAATGCCTGATTTGTACAGAGCATGAAGCACTGCTCTGGGCAAGAAAGGGAATTAATATTGATTGAGTTTTTATTTCATGCCAAGCACCATCCCAAGTATACACTGTTTGATGTCTCTTTTACTCCACTAAAACCCCTCCCTGCTTGGAAactatttttctagttttatccATGGGGATACAGACGCAGGGAGGaggctaagtgacttgcccaagatcacacagataACAGACACAAGGGCTGGCACTTGTCTATACATAAAGAATGTCATATCTGGAGATTGCCTTCACTATAAGCTTATCAATAATTCAGAGATAATCTTCACAGGAACCATAGAATTTTACAGGTAGACAGAACCATAAAAATTCATGTTTCTTGGGGTTAGGTCTTATCTCTGCAACTCGACTGCAGGCTTCTTGATAACAGAGACTGTGTTCTAAACCCATGGTGAAAAAATGTGAGACAATATCAAATTTCCCAGGACAAACTCAACTGAAAGAATCTGCTCTTTAGACCTTGTATGCTCACAGATTACATGTCCAGACATGAGGTTTGAAAAAGCTAGCTACTACGTTTACAGTGCTGGCTAGCCCCTGAGCCCCACCAGGTCTTTGCCGCAGCGGCACTGAGATGCCGTGTTGGAAACTTCTGGACCCTGTGTTCTCGCTCAAGGTCATCCCAGGTCCTTCCTGCAAACTCCTCCTGACTGGGCCGAGCAGAAGGAGCCCCCAGGTGGGCTGAGGGCGGGGTTCCGGCAGGATGCAGAACAGCTGGAGAGGGCCTGAGCTGTAACCAGCCTTCACATGGTCACTCTCTCTCGCTCTTTCCCCAGAGCCTGTCATCCACTGTGACCCTCGAACACGACTCTCTTCTCCCTCCGGGGGTCCGCATCTCTTATGAATCTCAGTGTGGGGATTCTGAGAAGAGACTGGGTGAAGCTGCCGACCGGGGCCAGTGCAACCACGTCCGAATCAACCAGACGGTGAGAAGGAagggtgtggggtgtggggtgggggttgggggaattGAGCAGGCAGGAGGGGATGGGGGGACAGGCCTGGGAAACAATGTAAAAAGCCTGAGGTATCCTCCACCCGTCCTTTCTGAGACACTTTAATGAGCAGCTTCCTCCAATGGTTCTAGGAGATGGGTGTTGGCATGACCCTGTCCCTTCATTCGCTAGGCAGGGTTCTGGATGACCAATGGGTTTGCAGTGTGTGCACGCGCACAGGAGTGTGTATGCACACAGGATCTTAGTATGAATCCCCCCTGCCTTGTCCTCAGGTGAAGTTTTGGGTTACTTTCCAAGCTGCCCGCTGCCTCCCAGAGCCTCATCTGCTGAGGTTCCGAGCCCGTGGCTTCtccgaggagctgactgtggagcTGCACACACTGTGTGACTGTAACTGCAGTGACGCCCAGCTCCAGGCTCCTCACTGCAGCGATGGCCAGGGGCACCTCCAGTGTGGGGTGTGCAGGTGAGAGCCCACTTCCCTCACCCATATGGCTCCCCCGTACTCCTCCCACCTCACCCTCCATCCCTCCACCCGCGACTGTCTCTAGGTATCTTTTTCGTAGACCTTCCAAGACTCCACCCTGACTTTCACCTCCTGAAGCTTCTTCCCTCCACTCCAGCTCCCCCTGCTCTTCTGCTCCTCAGAACTCCGTTCTAGTCCATGCTCCTCTCAGCCTCTGCTCTCTCTCCAGCTATCTTGAGATCTTAGGTTTAGAGAGTTTGGGGAAAGGCAGGTCAAGACATGGTCAAATTCTCTGatccctcctttccctctcttcccttcccctcccagctGTGTCCCCGGCCGCCTGGGTCGACTCTGTGAGTGTTCAGAGGCTGAGCTATCCTCCCCAGACCTGGAGTCTGGGTGCCGGGCCCCCAATGGCACAGGGCCCCTGTGCAGCGGGAGGGGACAGTGCCAGTGTGGACGCTGCACCTGCAGCGGGCAGAGCTCTGGACGTCTGTGCGAGTGTGACGATGCCAGCTGTGAGCGACACGAGGGCATCCTCTGTGGAGGTACCTGGAGAcctggggagagggctggggtcAGAGTGGCCCCCCAGGGGCATTGAAGCTCTGGGAACTTCTTAAGGGCAG encodes:
- the ITGB7 gene encoding integrin beta-7 isoform X2, yielding MSPSFALQLCVKDKTMVALSMVLVFLLALSRGESELDAKSSSPQEATEWRDPNLSRPGSCQPAPSCQKCILSHPSCAWCKQLNFTASGEAEARRCAPREELLARGCLPGELEEPRGRQEMLQDDPLSQGTRGEGATQLAPQRVRVTLRPGEPQQLRVRFLRAEGYPVDLYYLMDLSYSMKDDLERVRQLGHALLVRLQEVTDSVRIGFGSFVDKTVLPFVSTVPSKLRHPCPSRLESCQSPFSFHHVLSLTGDAKAFEREVGRQNVSGNLDSPEGGFDAILQAALCQKQIGWRNVSRLLVFTSDDTFHTAGDGKLGGIFMPSDGHCHLDSNGLYSRSPEFDYPSVGQVAQALSAANIQPIFAVTSATLPVYRELSKLIPKSAVGELSEDSSNVVQLIMDAYNSLSSTVTLEHDSLLPPGVRISYESQCGDSEKRLGEAADRGQCNHVRINQTVKFWVTFQAARCLPEPHLLRFRARGFSEELTVELHTLCDCNCSDAQLQAPHCSDGQGHLQCGVCSCVPGRLGRLCECSEAELSSPDLESGCRAPNGTGPLCSGRGQCQCGRCTCSGQSSGRLCECDDASCERHEGILCGGFGRCQCGVCHCHANRTGRACECSGDTDNCVSPDGGLCSGHGHCNCNRCQCNDGYYGALCDQCSGCKTPCETHRDCAECKAFGTGPLAMNCSTACAHANTTLVLTPTLDDSWCKERTQDNQLFFFLAEDVAGGRVVLTVRPPEEGADHTQIIVLGCVGGIVAVGLGLVLAYRLSVEIYDRREFHRFEKERQHLNWKQDHNPLYQSAITTTVNPRFQEADSPLL
- the ITGB7 gene encoding integrin beta-7 isoform X1, with translation MVALSMVLVFLLALSRGESELDAKSSSPQEATEWRDPNLSRPGSCQPAPSCQKCILSHPSCAWCKQLNFTASGEAEARRCAPREELLARGCLPGELEEPRGRQEMLQDDPLSQGTRGEGATQLAPQRVRVTLRPGEPQQLRVRFLRAEGYPVDLYYLMDLSYSMKDDLERVRQLGHALLVRLQEVTDSVRIGFGSFVDKTVLPFVSTVPSKLRHPCPSRLESCQSPFSFHHVLSLTGDAKAFEREVGRQNVSGNLDSPEGGFDAILQAALCQKQIGWRNVSRLLVFTSDDTFHTAGDGKLGGIFMPSDGHCHLDSNGLYSRSPEFDYPSVGQVAQALSAANIQPIFAVTSATLPVYRELSKLIPKSAVGELSEDSSNVVQLIMDAYNSLSSTVTLEHDSLLPPGVRISYESQCGDSEKRLGEAADRGQCNHVRINQTVKFWVTFQAARCLPEPHLLRFRARGFSEELTVELHTLCDCNCSDAQLQAPHCSDGQGHLQCGVCSCVPGRLGRLCECSEAELSSPDLESGCRAPNGTGPLCSGRGQCQCGRCTCSGQSSGRLCECDDASCERHEGILCGGFGRCQCGVCHCHANRTGRACECSGDTDNCVSPDGGLCSGHGHCNCNRCQCNDGYYGALCDQCSGCKTPCETHRDCAECKAFGTGPLAMNCSTACAHANTTLVLTPTLDDSWCKERTQDNQLFFFLAEDVAGGRVVLTVRPPEEGADHTQIIVLGCVGGIVAVGLGLVLAYRLSVEIYDRREFHRFEKERQHLNWKQDHNPLYQSAITTTVNPRFQEADSPLL